A genomic segment from Nicotiana sylvestris chromosome 1, ASM39365v2, whole genome shotgun sequence encodes:
- the LOC104241531 gene encoding plasmodesmata-located protein 2-like, producing MGLHKKPCCILSLFLVILAILKLIPLTESASENTNLVYKGCAKQALSDPSGVYSQALSTLFGSLVSQSSKSNFYKTTTGSSQTTITGLFQCRGDLSNVECYNCVSGLPILIDKLCGTPVAARIQLLGCYMLYEVSGFPQISGMEMLYKTCSGKNAQGSGFEEKRDTAFSSLENGMASATNGFYTTSYESVYVVGQCEGDVGSSDCVECVKSAVQKTQVECGSSVSGQIFLHKCFVSFSYYPNGAPKKSSSSSYWSPSPSSGTGQNTGKTVAIILGGAAGVGFLVICLLFARNLTKKHDDY from the exons ATGGGCTTACACAAAAAACCCTGTTGTATTTTGTCTCTTTTCTTGGTCATTCTTGCAATTCTCAAGCTCATTCCACTAACTGAATCTGCATCTGAAAACACTAACTTAGTATACAAAGGTTGTGCAAAACAAGCATTATCAGATCCATCTGGTGTTTACTCACAAGCACTTTCAACTCTTTTCGGCTCACTTGTTTCACAATCCTCAAAGTCAAATTTTTACAAAACTACTACAGGCAGTAGCCAAACAACAATAACTGGTCTTTTTCAATGTAGAGGTGACCTTTCAAATGTTGAGTGTTATAACTGTGTTAGTGGTTTGCCAATACTTATAGACAAACTTTGTGGCACTCCTGTTGCAGCAAGAATCCAGCTTTTAGGTTGTTATATGCTATATGAGGTTTCTGGTTTTCCTCAAATATCAGGAATGGAAATGTTGTATAAAACTTGTAGTGGTAAAAATGCTCAAGGGAGTGGATTTGAAGAGAAAAGAGACACTGCTTTTTCTTCATTGGAAAATGGGATGGCTAGTGCTACCAATGGATTTTATACAACTAGTTATGAGTCTGTTTATGTTGTAGGACAATGTGAAGGGGATGTAGGCTCATCTGATTGTGTTGAGTGTGTTAAAAGTGCTGTCCAAAAAACTCAAGTTGAATGTGGTAGTTCAGTTTCTGGTCAAATTTTCCTACACAAGTGCTTTGTTAGTTTTAGTTATTATCCAAATGGGGCTCCTAAAaaatcatcatcttcttcatattggtctccttctccttcttcag GGACAGGCCAAAACACAGGTAAGACAGTGGCTATAATACTAGGAGGAGCAGCAGGAGTTGGTTTTCTAGTCATTTGCTTGCTGTTTGCTAGGAACTTAACGAAGAAACATGATG ATTATTGA